A window of Carassius carassius chromosome 48, fCarCar2.1, whole genome shotgun sequence genomic DNA:
CCAAGAAATATATACAAGGAGTAAATACAAAGAGATCTTTAACATTAGATTTAACAAACAAAACTGATTTAGTaagataaatgttaaatgtatataaaactaAATTAGATTTAGACAAAGTAGATAACATTCAAGGACACATGATAAAATTTTTGAGGCAACTAAACTTACATGAACTAAATAACTACAATTAGAATTAGATGACAAAAGGAGACAAAGAGTTTACAATTTATAgaagacaaataaaattacaataaaattgaGATACTAGATTTAAACTAGACAAACtactatagcaaaaaaaaaaaaacctgccaccaattaataaaataaaataaaaaaaaaaaaaaaaaaaaaaaggtacagtaTAGATTGGTAGTGGGTCTATATCACTAGATGACACCCACCGCCTCTTCCTCCACCAAAGCCGCCACCTCTTCCTCCTCCGAAGccacctcctcttcctccaaaaCCACCGCCTCTTCCTCCTCGTCCTCCCCTGAAGCCACCACCTCTTCCTCCTCCGAAGCCGCCGCCCCCTCGTCCTCCGAAACCACCTCGTCCACCGCCACGTCCTCCGAAACCACCTCCAAAACCTCCTCGGCCGCCCTCGCCCTTGGGCTTGGCGTAGTCCAGAGTGACTCGGTTCCCGTCGATCTCTCCATCATCCATGGCTTCTTTGGCCGCCTTGCAGTCTCCTTCGCTATCGAAGTCTACAAAGCCAAACCTGGAGTGGCAAGAAACCGTATTCGGTAAATATCCCAAAGGAAAAGCATCAGCGGTTAACATCAAACAGCATCATGTCTCACATCAGACATGGGTACATCCCAATATAGTGGAACCACCTGTTTAACTGCGATTTCAATCTACTTCTCGTGCGAATCCATACACCGCCACTGGACTGACAGAGAGGAGCTCATGAGAAGCAAAAAAAACATGAAGGTATCAAACACGGCCGTACCCTTTCGATGATCCGGTTTCTCTGTCCATGACGATTCTGGCGTTGACTGCTCCATCAAAAGCTTCTTTCAGAGACTGGTCTGTGGTGTCCTCTGACAGACCTTTGACAAACAGGGTTTTTGTTGGCCCTACAAACAGAGGGAGAGCAGTTGGCATTcgtgaaaaaaagtaaaataaaaagctgttAAAGCTGGAGTGAATGAGCAATCTACAAACCAgagcctcctcttcctcctccactgCTTCGGTCTCTGTCGTTCTGACTGTACTCTAATCGGATACTTCTGCCCTCGATTTCTGTGTTGTTGCAATTCTCCATCGCCTCCTTGGCATCCTCCACGCTTTCGAACTCCAAAAACGCAAATCTgaagtgggaaaaaaaaaaaaaaaaaaaaaaaaaaagacattagacCAAAGCAAAGTAGGCACATCAAAAACAAGACACTTGAATGTGGCTATATTCAGGGATGACAGCATAATTTTAACCAATTTAAACATTATGGCCAATTTACGCAAACAAAACGTGTGAAATTAATGAGCAAATGGCTGTTAACGCCAACTAACATTGGCATGTTACCAATGCAACTttaagatagttttttttttctccattaaaaTGCGAGAAACTGACCAATCAATAAGTTTCAAAGCTTTTCGGTCACCACAAACAGCAGAACATTATTCCAGGTTTCAAAAGAGTAAAATTTAGGAAAGTCCCTTTTTCTTTTTCCAAACACCACCTAGTGGCAGAGTATGATCTAATATGGTCAAACTTTTACTTTTTAAGATACTGGTCTGAATGGAGCGtgtgataaagaaacaaacagcaTTGGACTCAAGCAGTTGTAAAGTTCAAAAGATTTCACAACTTCATGTAATCTGACTCATGATTGAACCGGTTTAGAATTGAGTCAAACATTCTTCCTGGTGTTCATTTAgtgaacaaagaaagaaagaaaaactgacCTTCAGTTTTCTACAGCAAACATTTTAATCTAGACTCAAAGGCCATTTAGGCCAAATACTTAACAGGCCTTATTTAGTCAAATCATCCTACAGGCCTAATCACCTGACTCAAACCGTCTACACATCTGTGCCTGCATTAATGAAGTGCCTGACGTACCCCTTCGGTCTGCCGTTGTTCTGTGGTACTCTGATGGACACGGCCTTCTCAAACACACTCTGGAGGGACTCTTCACTCGCACTGAACGACAGGTTGTTCACAACCAGGATTTTGTTTGCATTACCAACGGCTAAATTAATAGAAAAGACATTGTGTTAACATTCACAAATTCAGCTAGAACAGAACCAGTCCAGACTCAAACCAGACTAAAGTGCTCACTTCTGCTGCCCTGCCGACTCTTCTCTCCAGTGAAGTCTAGGATGATGGAGCGGCCCTGGACATCTGAACCTTGCGCCTCCTCCATAGTCTTCTCAGCGATCGCCTCCGTCTTGAACTCCAGGTATGCAATTCTGCACCCAAAGAGAGCGTCAGTCAAGCATTCGGTTAAAAGAGGCATTTTTAATAATGCAAACAGCCAGGGCTCAGTCTTACCCTCTGCTAGAACCGTTGCTGCCCATCGGGATCCTGATATCAGTGGCCTGTTCAAAGACTTCCTGCAGTTCCTCCTGCGTTATGGAGTATGGCAGGTTCTTCACAAACAAAGTGCGTGCATCTCTCTCTAATGGAGGAACAGTGATGAAACGTTAGCATCTGAAAGCTCGGTGTTTGACTAGCACTTAATCGACGGCTCCAGATCAGCACTTGACTATCGTAGACCCACACGGGAGTTCAGGAAAGTGAAAAGCTGTCATCATTTCTGGTTGGATATACGTTTAAAAGCGGCTAGCTGAGGGACGTTACCTTTCTTGTTTTCCTGGGAGTCTTCTTTGCTTCTGGCTTTGTCCAGTTTCACCGGCAGGCCCATTAACTTCTTGCCATTGAGCCCCAAAGCCTTCTGCAGCTCTTCCTCTGATGCAAAGTCCACATACCCAAATTTCCTTCAAAAGACAATTGAATTTGGAATCAGAGTCACAACTCTTTTACAATGACAAAACTGACTGAGGATTTGCAACAGCAACTTTCTCCTTACTTGCTCCCGCCAAGTCGGACGTCCTGAATTTCAAGGCCTTCCTTTGAGAAGAACTTTGTGATTGCAGACTTAATTTCATCAAAGTCTTTATTGGAGTTCAAGTTGCCCAAGAAGAGACTGAAACCTGAAAATGTACAGCAACGTCAGTTTGCCAAACCAAGACAAAGAAACAACTCTTTTCCCTCTTAAACCAGCATCAGAACTGATATGAAAGCTCACATCACACGTTTCAGTATTAAGTCCCTTAAATCATCACATGTGGTTAATGCTTAAGAACCCAAGCGTTCAGAACACAAGTCTCACCTTCGCCATCAGTTTTAGCTTTCTTCGCTGGTGGTGTTCCCTTCTCTTTTTTGGCCTCGGCCTTCCTTTTTCCTGGAGTGACCGGGGTCTCTGAAGAACAAACCCAGAACAACTGAATTAGAGAACAGGAAGTGACCAGTGCCGTCAAGTTTCAAAAACTAAACGCTGTGAAACCATCACAAGTCAGGAGCACGACACGCAGACAAACACAGAAGAACTGACACATTGGGACTTAATTAGGCATTTAACTAAAAAGGAGAACTATATAATTGTCTAGATGTAAACCTATAACAGTTTAAAACCAAATGTACACCTATTGATCTGTAACTGGAATTATCGTTTCTGTTCTTAACTGCATAAAACATTCTCTGAACTCTAATAACGCCTTCACAATCTGTATGCTAACAGCCATGccttaatattttaacaaaccCACACCTGATCAGCATAAAAATCATAAACCAAACTCAAAATAGACTTATAACTTGACTGTCATACCTTCTTCCTCTTCATCCTCATCGTCATCATCGTCctcatcatcttcctcttcttcagACTCCTCCTTCGCCTTCACCAATCCTGCCTTTTTGGCCGCAGGAGTCGTGTCCATTTCCTCTTCTGAATCACAATCAGATTTTAGACAAACATACAGGACAAGGTTTCAAAACTATCAAATACAAACATCAGTTCAGAGAATCAAACGCATTCAGTATTTAAATCCCTTCCAtccagtcacacacacaccatcatcatcctcctcatcatcatcatcctcgtcAGATTCCTCCTCAGCTGCGGGGGCTTTAGCAGCAGGGGCTTTGGCTGCGGGTTTAGCTGCCTTTTTAGGAGGCGGGGCTTCTTCCTCTTCAGATTCATCTACATTCAAACAGAGACTGTGATTAACACAGAAAGCAGACACACTCATAGTGAGAATGAGTTCACTTCAGAACGAGTCTTGGACTCAATATATATCGCACCTTCATCCTCATCGGACTCCTCGGCAGGAGCAGCTTTCTTGGCAGGAGTGGCCTTCTTTGCCGGTGTGGCTTTAGCAGGCGTGGCCTTCTTAGGAGGCGGAGGTGGCTCTTCCTCAGATTCGTCATCTATGAAGACAGGAAATGGAGTTGAGAGAATGTCAAAAGGTCTCAAACTTAGACACACACTATCAATCCTGAAACATTATCCTACCGTcctcgtcgtcatcatcatcatcatcggagGACTCCTCAGCAGGCGCTGCCTTCTTGGCAGGAGTCGCCTTGGCAGGTGCGGCCTTCTTTGGAGGAGGAGCTTCCTCTTCTATGGAGAAAAATTGGGAAATTATTCAACTTTGACCATCAGACTAAAAAACACGGCACTAAGACCATCAAGAAATCACGAGCTTACCAGATTCTTCTTCATCGTCACTCTCGCTCTCCTGTTTGGCAGCAGCTTTCCCGTTCTTCACTGCCTTCGCCGGAGCGGCTTTCTTCTTTGCTACAGCCTTAACTGGCGGCACCTGCCGAATTGAAATTTAAACCTTAGTATTAATCACTGTGCAGATGAAGATACTGTGATTTCTAGATCGACTCCTcacctcttcctcatcttcaCTGTCCTCCTCGCTGGAGTCCTCTTCCACTTCCTTGGGAGGTGGAGGTGCCTTTTTCTTAGGAGGCGCCTGCTTTTTAGCTGCCTGCAAAGATTGATTTGTGGGGACAGAAAATttagtgagtttttttttaagttatgctgatgtttatcatgttttGAGAAACACATGTAATGCGTTTCACTTGAAATGTGCTGCGACTTATTCCAAAACAGCTTTTAGTTTCGCTTTAGTTTTGACTAGACTTTATATATCTTCCCATTCCTGTTCGAAACACCATTAAAGACTTACAGTGAATAGAACTAAAAATActagtttttctttttatgtgtGCAGGTGGATGGTTTAATTTAgttgtttaaattacatttacgaGTGTGATAGCCTGTGGGGAATAAAGGCCACGTGTTTTTCTTCTCGAAATAACAAATTTGTCTAAGGTGCTACTTATTTTCCAGAAAACAAAGTTAAGTAAATTTACAGgagattgttttaatttttaacaaCAATTAGGTCTGTTCGGGATAGTAACTGCTTTAATAAAAGCacgttttaaacctttttttattgtattaagaCAGTGAACAAACAATTTAAGTAATAAACATGCATTTATCTCCAGGGCAAGTTTGAGTCACAGAAAATGTTTGGAGGTGTGGCCTAAACAAACTTTTTCCTTCCGTTTCAACTTAAAATGCGTCAAAAGAGCAAGAAAAACttctcaattttatttttagataatttaTACGCCGCGATGGGTATTCGCGTAAAACTTTTGCGCGCTGAAATTTGttaattgcacatttttgcaagtTATAACATCTTGTGTGACTAGTATTAAATAACTTGTCACAAACAAAAACTAGTATTACTAGTAGTAATAATATTACGTATCGAGTATAGAAATGAGTAATGttaagtttatttaaatgaattcgAAAAGCACCGCATTGCGCGTTAAAGTCCCCGCGTGGACAAACCCACGTGGGGTTTTCGTTACACGTGGAAAACCCACATGCACGCGATCCAACCGACTAGTTTACAAGTCTATGTATGCACATGTGGCAGGCTCGCATAAAATTCACGCAAATCACAGTGTGCATTAACCGCGAGACGCGGTCTAAAGCAGCGTGGTAAATGTCCGCTCATCCGCTTCAAAGAGCCAAAATGGAGGCGTTTAGCATCGAGCTACATGGCTACACGGCTCACGTGGCGAAGGCGCGATTTAGCGCGAAACCACAACACTATAAAAACTCGGAAAACCTCGCTTTCAATCGACTGCTGATTTTATAACAATACAAAACGTGTCACATACACATGAAAAAACACTTCATCATGCGTGTCAGCTGAGGCCTAAGAAGGAGAAGCGTGGCCCGTCCGTGTGAACCGAATAACTAACAAAAACTGCTATTAGATAAGAATTAGTTTATTCTAGAAGCAACTATTTAGCATTATAAATCAACTCCATTCTTTGTGTTTACCTTTGCAAAGCTAAAAAACACACATGATCGATGTTCATGTTTCGCACATGTGGGCCTTCTTCACCTTAGAGGCGATACAACGGAAAACAGAACATCTCGCGTTTCGACCGtttacatttaaatctaaatATGAATTGTTAGAATGTATTTGCAGATATCTTACCTTGGCAAGCTTCACCATGACTGAAGGTTGTTTTTGGGTTTTTTTCTTAACTGTAAGGCTGATAACGGGAGAGTGGCGCAGGTAAAAACCGTTCAGTCACACGTGGTTCTCTGTACAGGACGGAAAAGAGCGCTCGCATACGCTTTTAGTACGTCCAGCGAAGCCCCGCCCACTGAGAACGCCCTCCAATGATATTCCGCGACGGGAGGTCCGAGTCGTTTCCGCGAATCTTTTGAGCAGTTCGTTTCGATTCAGTGATTCTTTAATGTCTCGACGTAATTACACCATCGCGTGGTCCATAACATTCTGGCGCggatggcaaataaataagtttgACGATTTCGTTGTAATTTATCCAATAAAGCTAGGAAAAACGGCCCTGTCtgcttttaattttaaagtctaaGTAAAGAATACAATCTATGaaacaataagtaaaaaaaaaacactgatgttGTGAAAATAAGATAAAATGATTACTAACCCGATATTGTTATCATGTAacatgatattgttttttttttttattattattttttttttttactttctgtcgTGTTGCCGAACctgttcattttagtgaatcaaaattaTACATGCAGTAATACAGATGCAGTGCTCGGTTCTCAAACAATCGACTCCTCTGAGCCGGATCTTTGTAGTGTATTATAACgtttatgaattattttgagTGATTACTGAATAAATCAGACTTATTCGTCAAATGAAAATGAACCAAGTTGTGTCATGTTGTATCAGTTTTCAACCACACTTTGTTTTATTCAGCATGTATATCATAAACAATATTCAGTTTcagtttgcatatatatatactgtatatgatatgatatataagaatataaattgtttaaaaatcatGATATTAATGTTTGAATATTAATTAGCAATGCCCAACTGaattgtttttaatgaatttgaTGACTCAATTTGctgctttgttgttgttgttgttagttcAACTAGCCACTACTAAGCCTCTTACCCTTTTATTATTTCTCATGttcataataatttttaatgcaCAGTAGCTGACTATGTTTACAATGCAAGTTATACCCTGTATAAATGTATGACAAATACAAATCCTGCATCTTGATTAAatcttaaaggagtcatgacccacaattttcacttttccacgagaatcaatgtatgttatgattgcctaacgattatacactggccgggaagtcgatatttaaaagtgaagcgtttgttctcagggtttgtaaaatagcccacgtgcacgcgcacacaaatacgagattttgatttcttcctcgtcttgacgtcaagacgcggcaggatataccatatatggacaccgcagcaggaagctcgcccttcccctctccccctcatattcagtcgagaaagagttgctctgtggttgacagccagaatcaacatgtaaatgtgttttctctaccaagaacggacctagctatcagagaccagtggattaaattcatttttaatgacacggttccttcaacccttccactggtttattgttacgtgtttgtgctaaacattgtacgccgaaatccttcacaaatttggggcaatatcaggcgaagttggcatcgaatctctggaaaagcgccattccaacaaaattgccggcAATTGAAaaggtaagactgtgtttttattgctctactgtgtgtaacaaacagcatctaactgctaatgcggctattgtatgctattgcgtctgtcactagacaaataaacgaaagacttgaGGTGAAGTAAttgtttatgttccctgtaaacggactgcaaaaacggacttttgactgcattataatgatttcttaattcagaatatgatcaagattgcgtaggttgatgtgttcggggaatttgcaagttaatagtaacatttaaagccccttaaatgaacgaaatgactcggaaAAAAGATCGAACAAGAGAGTCAGAcacactatcgttcaatgaacgcgtccaggcacaactctggcggaagtattagcttcgaggtatggggaatggctgctaacgtactttgcacaaaacaaatgactgagatcatcatgaatttggttattgtttatttattgcctaacgcttacatgaggccccgtctagcttgtgtgtgtgtgtgctcacgtcttatatttgtgtgtgtgctgtgctcacgtctcatatgagtaactttatgtgcgtagatagttcatatacatgtatgtgtgactagtacttagtatatatgcaagcgtgtttcatatgtgtgcgtgaatgaagtttgatttaagccctaaacggcgcctcatacttatacactggccgggaagccggtcgcgttcattcacaacttgcgccatgatgtcagtttgtaatgatatgctaaagcgttacctgcgttgtcaaccccccccttcctgcaaccaatcaacgcgcccctcatttgcattattataatgaccgtccacgacagccaaaatatcgcatcagatctcgcgagacaataatgccttcaGAAATAAgagtctgaggagctctgtgcttattttttttccacttttcttttttagaagggcctgaaagactataatacagcagtaggtatccaaggtaatacgaagTTATGACTCCTTTAAGAGTTGTTTCTATTCAATGAATGCATCAAGCTTGTTAGCAAACGGTTCATAGGTTCGCTCTTCAATCTGAATCACTCGGACAGTTCATTCACTCACTGAGGCATCTGAAGCACTCAATACTTACccaaagcataaatataaagaagctgaaatatttattatttagttgtaTGTAATTATCGAAAACTAACATGAAAAGTATCGAAATGTTTGATGAAGCGATGAAGAGTTTACATCTGTGTGCTACTCGATTCAACATAAAGACATGttcaaacaaaatattaaaacactgTAGGCATATACACTAAAGAACTTAagcttataataatttaatatggtaaaaaaaatccCATATTTCTAAACTTGTATCATGGTACCATAATGCTGCATCTTAAATtacattcatgaatattaatttaatataatgaatttaattaaacatttttttttatcatatatccAATTGAATTGTTACTCTAAGTTGTTGGTTAATTCAGATGTTGATTGAGTTAATTCAGTGGATGATTTGTCATTATGTTTCAAACTGGTAAGCATTCATTGAAAGCTCTGGTTCATAAGAGTCGTTTGAATATGAATCAGACCACACTCGTACTGTACATTTCTTTCTCAAAAGAAAGTCTCCTCACTTTAAATTCAGACTAGCACACATCTCCGGTAATCGACCATTTTCATCTCCTTTCTTTTACAGTAATACTGTGGCATAAATTTAATTGTGGAGTTTGAAGGCTGAGACATTTACTCATTTAATtagtaattttaattattttttttataataaaatacaactttattttatatctctcaattctaagtttacatctctcaattatgagtttatatctcaattttaagtttatctctcaattctgagtttatatctctcgatccagagtttatatctctcaattctgagtttatatctcaattctgagattATAACTCAATTCTGAAttgatatcccacaattctgagttaatatctcgcaattctgagtttataacttgcaattttgaGCTTATactgcatctcataatttttaatacatcattattctgagtttatatccctcaattctgagttaatgtatctaaattctgagtttatatctctattctgattttatatatctcaattctgagtttaaatctctaaattctgattttatatctcaattcagattttatatatctcaattctgagtttatatctcaattctgagtttgtatctctcaGTTCTGAGATTATATATCAATTCTAAATTTAAATCTCTaaaatctgagtttatatctcaattctgagtttatatctcaattctgagtttgtatctcgcaattatgagtttatatctcaattctgagtttatatatctcaattctgagtttatatctctcaattctgagtttatctctcaattctgagtttatatctctcaattctgagtttaaatctaaattctgagtttagatctcaattctgaatttaaatatcttaattctgagtttatatctctcaattctgagtttatggcccggtttcacagacatggcttaaacctagtcccagactaaactGCCCACTTGAGCTGTCTTAACTCAAAGCGACTTGCAcagatatatattaaaatagtcaaAGATTTAGCCTGTTCTGGATTAAACAAAGCCGATTGCAAGAGGAAGGATTATAGCTAGTCTATGACTAAATTGAATCTTAAATTAATCCTTCAAAGAGGCAGGTTTAACTCCTGTTTAGTACTGTTTGTGAGGGAGCATGGAATATTTGGAATATCTAAATGAAAACCAACATGCACAACAGAGGCCAGCCAGAGTACTTGTGGATAGGAGTGATCCATTACATTACTTTGATGACACAGCTTTTCAAGACCGCTTTCGTATGTCCAAGGAAAATGCAGTGGAGATAATATCTTTGCTTGAGCCTAGACTTTCCTGTCTGTCTCTGAGAGGAAGGCCTTTACCCATTTCTCTCCAAGTTCTGCTCACACTGAAGTTTTTTGCGTCCGGGACCTTTCACCGTGAAACTGGTGATTTGTGTGGTGCCAGTGAAGCAACTGTGTGTAGAATAGTTCACAAAGTCAGCAGAGCCATTTGTGAACTGAGGAGTCTTTACATAAAGTTTCCTGATGCTGCTGACCAAGCCAAATATAAAGTGCAATTCTATGAATATGGGCACTTCCCAGGTGTCATTGGCTGTATAGATGGATGTCATGTTTCTGTCAAGTGTCCATCAACCCCTGATGCTGAGGAGTACAGGAACCGTAAGAACTGGTTTTCTATCAACGTTCAGGGTGTATGCACACCTAATTTAGAGTTTTCAAACATTGTTGCGCGCTGGAAAGGTTCAACTCACGATTCAAGGATTTTTGTCAACTCTTCATTATGTGCTCAGTTTCAGAGTGGACAGTATAGTGGACTTCTACTTGGTGACAGTGGATATGGTCAGAGTAACTTTTTATTCACTCCATTCATAAATCCCACAACAGCTGAGCAGCAAAGATACAACAGAGCTCATATCCGAACAAGAGGCATGGTTGAACGCATGTTTGGAATATGGAAAAAATGATTCCAGTGTTTACGTAATACACTTCGCTTCAGGCCAAGGAGATGCTGCAAGGTCATCATTGCTACAGCGGTGCTGCACAACTACCTGAAGCAGCGCTGCTGTCCTGATCCTCCAATGGAAGATGACGATGAAGCAGATGTGCCCATGACTGAGGCAGCCAGTGACCAACGAGGACTTGCACACAGAGTTGCTTTCACATTGCAACACTTCAGCTAGATGAGATCTATTTCAATGTGGAATGTATTCATTATGCCTTATTTTGCCTTGATAATTTTTGTTCTGTACAAAATTAAAATAGTGTgccacaaaattaaaaaaaattactaaaccaATACTGGTTGAAAATGTAGTTTGTGGTTGTTTAAATACACTCAGTCATGAATATCTAAATGACAaaaggtttatttttgtttttattgtttatacatCATATTGTTCACCATGGCTGGTAATCACAATTGCCTCCTTACTGTATCGTTTTTGGATCATACCTCTTTCTTCCAACTTCATATCCAATTCAACCTGTagaattctcatttttatttcatgttcttCCTTCAGATATTTCATTTTTTCCTCATGAAATTCTCTGGCTAACTTTTCATGGATGGTCATCTTGCTTGTTCTCTGCTGAAAGGTGGTGGCAGCATCTTTTCTCAGGGATGCAGGAGCAGATGTGGAAGGCACACACTCACTGTGCTCTGGCTTTTCCAACCCGTTCAGATTCCTTTCTTCTGTGGGGAAAAACAGAGGCACAAATTAATTCACATGATCCTTACAATGAAAGAAGAATAAAAATTGACAGAGTGGAATATATGTACCAAAGGAAGAAATCAATTTCTTTCTAACATACCATTTGTGCTCAGATCTTCATCTGAACTGTTCAACTGATCATCATCTGGTATACCATCCAGAGGTTGCTGGTGCTGTATTATTCCAGACAGCAAGTCACTCAATTCAtcagttttgtctttatttggtgGTCCACCACCAGTAGTTAATCGCTGTCACCATCAGCCCAACGGCATGTGCTTATACTCAACTTAATCAGGCCTATCCCAGGTGTTTTCATTTAAGCTTACTTAATTTACTCCAGGACTCTGTAGTCTCAGATTAACTAAGCTTATTTTAAGCCACGTTCATGAAAGGTACTTAAATGCCCCAGTTTAACTAGTACACATTAAGGCCTACTCCTGGCTTATGTTAGCCATGTCTGTGAAAACGGGcctatatctctcaattctgaatttatatatcTCAACTCTGaatttatatatctcaattctgagtttatatatctcaattctgactttaaatctcaaatctgaatttatatatctcaattctgagtttaaatctcaaatctgaatttatatatcttaattctgaattt
This region includes:
- the LOC132131947 gene encoding nucleolin-like, translating into MDTTPAAKKAGLVKAKEESEEEEDDEDDDDDEDEEEEETPVTPGKRKAEAKKEKGTPPAKKAKTDGEGFSLFLGNLNSNKDFDEIKSAITKFFSKEGLEIQDVRLGGSKKFGYVDFASEEELQKALGLNGKKLMGLPVKLDKARSKEDSQENKKERDARTLFVKNLPYSITQEELQEVFEQATDIRIPMGSNGSSRGIAYLEFKTEAIAEKTMEEAQGSDVQGRSIILDFTGEKSRQGSRTVGNANKILVVNNLSFSASEESLQSVFEKAVSIRVPQNNGRPKGFAFLEFESVEDAKEAMENCNNTEIEGRSIRLEYSQNDRDRSSGGGRGGSGPTKTLFVKGLSEDTTDQSLKEAFDGAVNARIVMDRETGSSKGFGFVDFDSEGDCKAAKEAMDDGEIDGNRVTLDYAKPKGEGGRGGFGGGFGGRGGGRGGFGGRGGGGFGGGRGGGFRGGRGGRGGGFGGRGGGFGGGRGGGFGGGRGGGRGGFGDRPQGKKIKFDD